The Planctomycetaceae bacterium genome has a segment encoding these proteins:
- a CDS encoding NUDIX domain-containing protein produces MSNHQPVAESWKFCPRCGAEADVTGRNPFHCNSCGHTHYFSPVTAVGAITTDADGNVMLLIRAKDPGKGKFGLPGGFVDPGESAEDALRREVFEEVCLQVTRLTFLATFPNSYEFAGTAIPVTDLFFIAEVQSFDGIAVQDGEIAAWHFCRPGPSELGNMAFESNRLALEKYLQQRTPPT; encoded by the coding sequence ATGAGCAACCATCAGCCAGTCGCCGAATCGTGGAAGTTCTGCCCTCGCTGCGGTGCGGAAGCCGACGTCACCGGTCGCAATCCGTTCCACTGCAACTCCTGCGGACACACGCACTACTTCTCTCCGGTCACAGCCGTCGGCGCGATCACAACGGACGCGGACGGCAACGTGATGCTGCTGATTCGGGCAAAGGATCCCGGCAAAGGCAAATTCGGTCTGCCCGGTGGTTTCGTGGATCCCGGTGAATCGGCCGAAGACGCGCTGCGGCGAGAAGTGTTTGAAGAAGTTTGCCTGCAGGTCACGCGGCTGACCTTCCTGGCAACATTCCCCAACAGCTACGAGTTCGCCGGAACCGCAATTCCCGTGACCGATCTGTTCTTCATCGCGGAAGTTCAGTCGTTCGACGGTATCGCTGTGCAGGACGGTGAAATCGCCGCGTGGCACTTCTGCCGCCCCGGTCCGAGCGAACTGGGCAACATGGCGTTCGAATCCAACAGACTCGCGCTGGAAAAGTATCTGCAGCAGCGAACTCCGCCGACGTGA
- a CDS encoding AAA family ATPase, which yields MTTSTESSEANGKGLDELFDRVNQLLGGATASEEADARREALPADKNFTPRQPLTLRESGITAALIERLIMKFLYQVGVAPSRVIASQMKLPFRIIEPILKQLRTDKQIDLTGTTNTGDPEFSVTDAGREKGRRYTDECTYFGAAPVSLEDYVRSVAAQSIADEVVTADDLRRAFDGLIINQAMLNRLGPAINSGRGMFLFGQPGNGKTSIAERVTDAFGSAIWIPRAIYLEGEIMRVFDPGVHEIVDDQTQSGGLLDSHDIDRRWIRIRRPTVIAGGELTMDELEVTKNRQSNICESPLQLKSNCGTLVIDDFGRQKMPVDVLLNRWIVPLEKRYDFMNLPSGKKLKVPFDQLIVFSTNLEPKDLVDGAFLRRIPYKIEVPDPTVEEFRDLFHIMCGVTGFEIDEDAIEYLIETHYLAIGRPFRLCQPRDLLLQVRNYCNFHCQPLEISRAAFDFAVENYFSVM from the coding sequence GTGACAACTTCCACCGAATCTTCGGAAGCCAACGGCAAGGGACTGGACGAGCTATTTGACCGGGTCAACCAGCTTCTGGGTGGCGCAACGGCTTCCGAAGAAGCGGACGCTCGTCGCGAAGCACTGCCGGCGGACAAGAACTTCACGCCGCGCCAGCCGCTGACTCTGCGGGAATCCGGCATCACCGCCGCACTGATTGAGCGGCTGATCATGAAGTTCCTGTATCAGGTCGGAGTGGCTCCCAGCCGAGTCATCGCGTCACAGATGAAACTGCCGTTCCGCATCATCGAACCGATTCTGAAACAGCTTCGGACCGATAAGCAGATCGACCTGACCGGAACCACCAACACGGGCGACCCGGAATTTTCCGTGACAGACGCGGGGCGGGAAAAAGGCCGCCGCTATACGGACGAGTGCACCTATTTTGGAGCCGCCCCGGTTTCACTGGAAGACTACGTCCGTTCCGTCGCCGCTCAGTCGATTGCCGACGAAGTCGTCACCGCCGACGACCTGCGCCGCGCCTTCGACGGGCTGATCATCAACCAGGCAATGCTGAACCGCCTGGGACCAGCCATCAATTCCGGCCGCGGCATGTTTCTGTTCGGCCAGCCTGGTAACGGCAAGACCAGCATCGCTGAACGTGTCACGGACGCCTTTGGTTCGGCCATCTGGATTCCGCGAGCGATCTACCTGGAAGGAGAGATCATGCGCGTCTTCGATCCGGGTGTTCATGAAATCGTCGACGATCAGACTCAGTCCGGCGGACTTCTGGACTCGCACGATATCGACCGCCGCTGGATTCGCATTCGACGGCCGACCGTCATCGCCGGCGGTGAACTGACCATGGACGAACTGGAAGTCACCAAGAACCGCCAGTCCAACATCTGCGAATCGCCTTTGCAGTTGAAGAGCAACTGCGGGACACTCGTGATCGACGACTTCGGTCGACAGAAGATGCCGGTTGATGTGCTGCTGAACCGGTGGATCGTTCCGCTGGAAAAACGGTACGACTTCATGAACCTGCCCAGCGGAAAGAAGCTGAAGGTTCCCTTTGACCAGTTGATTGTGTTCTCAACCAACCTGGAACCGAAGGACCTGGTCGACGGAGCGTTTCTGCGCCGAATTCCCTACAAGATCGAAGTCCCCGATCCGACCGTCGAAGAATTCCGGGACCTGTTTCACATCATGTGCGGCGTTACCGGATTCGAAATCGATGAGGATGCCATCGAATACCTGATCGAAACGCACTACCTGGCGATTGGTCGTCCTTTCCGACTTTGCCAGCCACGCGACCTGCTGCTTCAGGTACGAAACTACTGCAACTTCCACTGCCAGCCGCTGGAGATCTCGCGAGCCGCCTTCGACTTCGCCGTCGAAAACTACTTCTCCGTGATGTAG
- a CDS encoding histidine phosphatase family protein, producing MNSKTLFLVRHAKSSWKDASLPDHDRPLNKRGQRDAPVMGRRLARRGVGPEKIVSSSAARALSTAGIIAGELGLGDEQLRINPRIYGASADALLTVVHGLDKSVLRIMLVGHNPGLTEFVNALTGYDIDNVPTCGICVVRLGSVCWKEVDFGSGELVEFDFPKKPD from the coding sequence ATGAACAGCAAGACACTTTTTCTTGTCCGCCACGCGAAGTCGAGCTGGAAGGACGCATCCCTTCCGGATCATGACCGCCCGCTGAACAAACGCGGTCAGCGGGACGCGCCCGTGATGGGTCGACGCCTGGCTCGGCGCGGAGTTGGTCCGGAGAAAATCGTCAGCAGCTCCGCTGCGCGGGCTCTGTCGACCGCCGGGATCATCGCCGGGGAATTGGGGCTCGGAGACGAACAACTGCGGATCAATCCCCGAATCTACGGCGCTTCGGCGGACGCATTGCTGACGGTTGTACACGGCCTTGATAAGTCCGTGCTGCGGATCATGCTGGTCGGGCACAATCCGGGGCTCACCGAATTCGTGAATGCTCTGACCGGTTACGACATCGACAACGTGCCGACCTGCGGGATCTGCGTCGTGCGGCTCGGCAGCGTCTGCTGGAAGGAAGTGGACTTCGGAAGCGGCGAGCTGGTTGAGTTCGATTTTCCGAAGAAGCCCGACTGA
- a CDS encoding isocitrate/isopropylmalate dehydrogenase family protein — translation MTRRQFNIAVLPGDGIGPEVTSQAVRLLQEIEPHLNDVTLQLTQHSAGVGEYLSSGDALPDFVFEACRTSDAILLGAMGLPSVRYPDGREIVPQIDLRERLDLYGGVRPIRLYHENDTPLKDSSAGDIDFVLVRESTEGLFSRRNALPAADASQVCDTMTITRDGAERVCRLAFQIARTRRRRVTLVDKANVLSSMVFFRRVFDSVAEEFPDCEAGHVYVDAAALFLVRDPRRFDVLVTENMFGDILSDLAAGLIGGLGMAPSADIGDRTAVFQPVHGSAPDIAGQGIANPIAMILSTAMMLEWLPHEETKRAGQALRDAVVQVLSDPAKRTADMGGTLTTTQMTDAVSEALKRTIGG, via the coding sequence ATGACTCGCCGGCAGTTCAACATCGCCGTTCTTCCCGGTGACGGCATCGGCCCGGAAGTCACCTCCCAGGCGGTTCGGCTGCTGCAGGAAATTGAACCGCACCTGAACGATGTGACGCTGCAACTGACGCAGCATTCCGCGGGCGTCGGCGAGTACCTTTCCAGCGGCGACGCGCTGCCGGACTTCGTGTTCGAAGCGTGCCGGACCAGCGACGCGATTCTGCTGGGAGCGATGGGGCTGCCCAGCGTGCGTTATCCCGACGGACGCGAAATCGTTCCTCAGATCGACCTGCGCGAACGGCTGGACTTATACGGCGGCGTCCGTCCGATTCGTCTCTATCACGAGAACGATACGCCGCTGAAGGACTCTTCGGCCGGCGATATCGACTTCGTGCTTGTCCGCGAGAGCACGGAAGGTTTGTTTTCGCGCCGGAACGCATTGCCCGCGGCAGACGCCAGCCAAGTCTGCGACACGATGACGATCACTCGCGACGGGGCCGAGCGAGTCTGTCGGCTGGCCTTCCAAATCGCGCGCACTCGACGACGTCGTGTGACTCTGGTCGACAAGGCGAACGTGCTTTCGTCGATGGTTTTCTTCCGCCGTGTGTTCGACAGCGTTGCGGAGGAATTCCCGGATTGCGAAGCCGGTCATGTTTACGTGGACGCCGCCGCGCTGTTTCTGGTGCGCGATCCGCGACGCTTCGACGTGCTGGTGACGGAAAACATGTTCGGCGACATTCTCAGCGATCTGGCTGCAGGACTGATCGGCGGGCTGGGAATGGCACCGTCCGCAGATATCGGAGATCGCACGGCCGTCTTCCAGCCGGTACACGGTTCCGCGCCCGACATCGCCGGGCAGGGGATCGCCAATCCGATCGCCATGATCCTGTCGACCGCAATGATGCTGGAATGGCTGCCTCACGAAGAAACGAAGCGAGCCGGACAGGCTCTGCGTGACGCGGTGGTTCAGGTGCTCAGCGATCCCGCGAAGCGAACCGCCGACATGGGCGGAACACTGACGACAACACAGATGACGGATGCCGTTTCCGAAGCGTTGAAGCGGACGATCGGCGGCTGA
- a CDS encoding DUF1501 domain-containing protein — protein MTSLLTRRYLLQSAGSGIGGAAFATLLQKDRAFAEDAERLPVATAPPHFPARAKNVIYVHMVGAPSHLDLFDFKPELQRRSGELCPDEMFQGKRLAFIRTQPKLLGTPMERKFQFRPCGAAGIQISDLMPRLQTVADEITFVRSLHTDQFNHAPAQMALLTGFQRFGRPSLGAWTTWGLGSENENLPGFVVLITGQVLGAGNSAWGSGFLPTVFQGVEFRSQGDPVLFLSNPDGVGTESRRRIIDAVNRLNTVQLADVGDPEIATRISQYEMAYRMQSSVPELMDIGSEPAHIHRLYGTSPGQTSFANNCLLARRLVERGVRFVQLFDQGWDHHSNVFTNLARKTQQVDQPLAALIRDLNQRGMLDETLVVWSSEFGRTPMGQGADTGSKTTTGRDHHRDAYSIWMAGGGVKRGFVYGRTDDLGYSVVEDGMHIHDLNATILHLLGIDHERLTFKYQGRQFRLTDVEGVVATKLLA, from the coding sequence ATGACCTCGCTGCTGACTCGCCGATACCTCTTACAATCCGCCGGCTCCGGTATCGGAGGCGCTGCGTTCGCGACGCTGCTGCAGAAGGACCGGGCGTTTGCCGAGGACGCGGAACGACTGCCGGTTGCAACAGCGCCGCCGCACTTTCCTGCTCGCGCGAAGAATGTCATTTACGTTCACATGGTGGGAGCGCCGTCTCACCTGGACCTGTTTGACTTCAAGCCGGAGCTGCAGAGGCGCAGCGGCGAGCTGTGTCCCGACGAGATGTTTCAGGGCAAGCGACTGGCCTTCATTCGCACTCAGCCGAAGCTGCTGGGAACGCCGATGGAACGGAAGTTTCAGTTTCGACCGTGCGGCGCTGCCGGAATCCAGATCTCGGACCTGATGCCCCGCCTGCAGACGGTTGCCGATGAAATTACGTTCGTGCGATCCCTGCATACGGATCAGTTCAACCATGCTCCGGCACAGATGGCTCTGCTGACCGGGTTTCAAAGATTCGGCCGGCCCAGTCTCGGAGCCTGGACCACCTGGGGACTCGGCAGCGAGAACGAGAATCTGCCGGGGTTTGTGGTGCTGATCACGGGACAGGTGCTGGGAGCCGGTAACAGCGCGTGGGGAAGCGGGTTCCTGCCGACCGTTTTTCAGGGCGTCGAATTTCGCAGCCAGGGGGATCCGGTGCTGTTTCTTTCAAATCCTGACGGAGTCGGAACAGAAAGCCGTCGGCGAATTATCGACGCTGTCAATCGCCTGAACACTGTGCAGCTGGCTGATGTCGGCGACCCGGAGATCGCAACCCGCATCAGTCAGTATGAGATGGCGTACCGAATGCAGTCGTCGGTGCCGGAACTGATGGATATCGGTTCTGAACCGGCACATATCCATCGCCTGTACGGCACCAGTCCCGGTCAGACCAGTTTCGCCAACAACTGCCTGCTCGCCCGGCGGCTGGTCGAACGCGGCGTTCGCTTTGTGCAGTTGTTCGATCAGGGCTGGGACCATCACAGCAACGTATTCACCAATCTGGCCCGCAAGACGCAACAGGTCGATCAGCCGCTGGCGGCGCTGATCCGTGACCTGAATCAGCGAGGCATGCTGGACGAAACTCTCGTCGTGTGGTCGTCGGAATTCGGCCGCACTCCCATGGGTCAGGGAGCCGACACCGGCAGCAAGACAACCACCGGCCGCGATCATCACAGGGACGCTTACTCGATCTGGATGGCGGGAGGCGGCGTCAAACGCGGTTTCGTTTACGGACGAACAGACGATCTTGGATATTCCGTGGTCGAAGACGGCATGCATATCCACGATCTGAACGCAACTATTCTGCACCTGCTGGGCATTGACCACGAACGTCTGACGTTTAAGTATCAGGGTCGACAGTTCCGCCTGACCGACGTGGAAGGCGTCGTGGCAACAAAGCTGTTGGCCTGA
- a CDS encoding SDR family oxidoreductase: MRFQDRVVIVTGGSKGIGEGCSRVFCREGGLVSVLARGTQAGEKLVAELNAAGPGKAIFLPCDVGQHLQLRDAIEKTVQHFGRLDCIVNNAGQHPPAMSLDDTSVEFMEELMRINYLSTFAGTRYALPHLRKTKGTIVNMSSITAVLGQDRSSAYCATKGAQVSLTKALAKELGPEGIRVNAILPSNIDTPLMRDWAATLDDPDSALERVSRLQVFGRMGTIEEMGEVALFLACEESSFITGQAIEAEGGASLDY; the protein is encoded by the coding sequence ATGAGATTTCAGGACCGCGTTGTCATTGTCACGGGCGGCAGCAAGGGCATTGGCGAAGGCTGTTCGCGCGTCTTCTGCCGGGAAGGCGGCCTTGTCAGCGTACTGGCCCGCGGCACACAGGCCGGCGAAAAACTGGTAGCGGAACTGAACGCCGCGGGACCGGGAAAGGCCATCTTTCTGCCCTGCGATGTTGGGCAGCACCTGCAGCTTCGCGATGCCATCGAAAAAACTGTGCAGCACTTCGGACGGCTGGACTGCATCGTCAACAATGCCGGCCAGCATCCTCCTGCCATGTCGCTGGACGACACGTCGGTTGAGTTCATGGAGGAACTGATGCGAATCAACTACCTCAGCACGTTCGCCGGCACGCGGTACGCGCTGCCTCACCTGCGAAAGACAAAGGGCACCATCGTCAACATGTCGTCCATCACGGCCGTGCTGGGACAGGACCGATCCAGCGCGTATTGTGCGACAAAAGGGGCTCAGGTGAGTCTCACGAAAGCTCTGGCGAAGGAACTCGGCCCGGAAGGAATTCGCGTCAATGCAATCCTGCCCAGCAACATCGACACACCGCTGATGCGCGACTGGGCGGCCACGCTGGACGATCCGGATTCGGCACTGGAACGCGTTTCGCGGTTGCAGGTGTTCGGCCGCATGGGAACCATCGAAGAAATGGGCGAGGTCGCTTTGTTTCTGGCCTGTGAAGAATCGAGTTTCATCACCGGTCAGGCCATCGAAGCGGAAGGCGGTGCAAGTCTTGACTACTGA
- a CDS encoding sugar phosphate isomerase/epimerase family protein translates to MNKWPIGVFASIDAGLGVHFDVVRELGIPSIQLHAPHKQTRTQASADAFLQKCADAGVTVTCVFGGFEGESYADIPTTARTVGLVPEETRAARVQEMKEISDFAKLLGCSAVGLHIGFVPEDTSSTGYQDLLQTTRDLLDHVKANGQTLHLETGQETADHLLHFISDVQRDNLFINFDPANMILYGTGEPIEALKKVGAYVRSVHCKDAKRAPADRRGKDWGREVALGDGDVGMEDYLRTLDELGYDGPLTIEREIPEDRDQQKADIGKAMRLLVDLRDKILS, encoded by the coding sequence ATGAACAAATGGCCGATCGGAGTGTTCGCGTCAATCGACGCCGGGCTGGGAGTGCATTTTGATGTCGTCCGGGAACTCGGCATCCCTTCCATTCAGTTGCACGCTCCTCACAAACAGACGCGCACGCAGGCATCCGCAGATGCGTTTCTGCAGAAATGTGCCGACGCGGGAGTCACCGTGACCTGCGTGTTCGGGGGCTTCGAAGGAGAAAGCTACGCCGACATCCCGACAACCGCGCGGACCGTGGGACTGGTGCCGGAAGAAACTCGCGCCGCGCGGGTGCAGGAAATGAAGGAAATCAGCGACTTCGCAAAGCTGCTGGGCTGCAGCGCCGTGGGACTGCACATCGGCTTTGTGCCGGAAGACACCTCGTCGACGGGGTATCAGGATCTGCTGCAGACGACCCGCGATCTGCTGGATCACGTCAAGGCAAACGGCCAGACACTGCATTTGGAGACCGGACAGGAAACTGCCGATCATCTGCTGCACTTCATCAGTGACGTCCAGCGCGACAACCTGTTCATTAACTTCGACCCGGCCAACATGATTCTGTACGGCACCGGTGAACCCATTGAAGCTCTGAAGAAGGTCGGCGCTTATGTTCGCAGCGTTCACTGCAAGGATGCCAAACGAGCCCCCGCGGATCGTCGCGGAAAGGACTGGGGTCGCGAAGTCGCACTGGGAGACGGCGACGTCGGAATGGAAGACTATCTGCGGACCCTGGATGAACTCGGCTATGACGGCCCGCTGACGATTGAACGCGAAATTCCGGAAGACCGCGACCAGCAGAAGGCGGACATCGGGAAAGCAATGCGACTGCTGGTCGATCTGCGGGACAAGATCCTGTCCTGA
- a CDS encoding DUF1553 domain-containing protein, producing MLRATFRTITATIICVTVSFAAGADGQTVDFRRDVQPILETRCFECHGPSSREGGLRLTSRRDALATTDSGRPVIVPGHADASLLLKRISSDDSDTMMPPAGDRLTKLQIQTLTSWIESGAEWTEDEPAAKHWAYVKPRRPEPPDVRNAAWPTNAIDRFVLSNLERRDLQPSPLEERARLLRRISLTLTGLPPTVQEVDAFVADDSPDACEQVVDRLLASDHFGEHWARPWLDLARYADSNGFQADQLRESWAYRDWVINALNSDMPYDRFVTEQIAGDLLPNATVDQKIATGFHRTVTCNVEAGVHPEENRVNQVIDRVNTTGTVFLGTTLECCQCHNHKYDPFTQDDYYRLFAYFNNTPLEVKLTSGVSYDFNGPWMELPTEPSQQHKCERLQRQLDELKQKQKAADKSSDTKELGSQISGLQQQIDKLRPPSTLVMVELDQPRETFVMLRGDYLNPGSRVNCGTPAALHESLESQPANRLGLAQWLVSPDNPLLARVAVNRLWAECFGHGIVATAEDFGTQGEPPTHPELLDWLACEFMEPSSGAGPWSTKHILKLIVMSSTFRQSSRVDAATLAVDPQNTLYTRGPRFRMSAETIRDNSLAVSGLLSSKMHGPPIMPFQPDGIWRQVGRNAPVWQAATDEDRFRRGIYVVWRRAAPYPSFVNFDAPDRASCVTRRPRSNTPLQALTLLNDPAYVEMALSLAHQMMTHDNSANPRTIAVYGMKRCVAREPTSEEVDHLLSVFEVELARLRQAPAEATAIVDGVEGFRPPDTVDAIELAAWFHVANVLLNLDETMTR from the coding sequence ATGCTAAGGGCAACGTTCCGCACCATCACAGCCACCATTATCTGTGTCACTGTTTCCTTCGCCGCCGGTGCGGACGGTCAGACCGTTGACTTCCGACGCGACGTGCAGCCGATTCTTGAAACGCGGTGCTTTGAATGCCATGGACCGTCCTCCCGCGAAGGCGGGCTGCGACTGACAAGCCGCCGTGATGCCCTGGCAACCACAGATTCCGGCCGGCCGGTGATTGTTCCCGGACATGCCGACGCCAGCCTGCTGCTGAAACGAATTAGCAGCGATGACAGCGATACCATGATGCCGCCGGCCGGCGATCGACTGACGAAATTGCAGATTCAGACACTGACGTCGTGGATTGAATCCGGCGCTGAATGGACTGAAGACGAACCGGCGGCAAAGCACTGGGCATACGTCAAACCGCGTCGGCCGGAGCCTCCCGACGTGAGGAATGCCGCGTGGCCGACGAACGCCATCGATCGCTTCGTCTTGTCAAATCTGGAACGACGCGATCTTCAGCCGTCGCCTTTGGAAGAACGAGCCCGGCTGCTTCGCCGGATTTCGTTGACGCTGACCGGTCTGCCGCCGACCGTGCAGGAAGTTGACGCGTTCGTGGCAGACGATTCGCCGGATGCCTGCGAACAGGTCGTCGACCGGCTGCTGGCATCGGACCATTTCGGAGAACACTGGGCCAGGCCGTGGCTGGACCTGGCTCGCTACGCGGATTCCAACGGATTTCAGGCCGACCAGCTTCGCGAAAGTTGGGCGTATCGCGACTGGGTCATCAACGCTTTGAATTCTGACATGCCGTACGACCGGTTTGTCACTGAACAAATTGCGGGCGACCTGCTGCCGAACGCCACCGTCGACCAGAAAATCGCCACTGGTTTTCATCGAACCGTTACCTGCAATGTCGAAGCGGGTGTCCATCCGGAAGAGAACCGTGTGAACCAGGTGATTGATCGCGTCAACACCACAGGCACGGTGTTTCTCGGCACAACGCTGGAATGCTGTCAGTGCCACAACCACAAATACGATCCGTTCACACAGGACGACTACTATCGGCTGTTCGCATACTTCAACAACACGCCGCTGGAAGTGAAGCTGACCAGCGGCGTCAGCTACGACTTTAACGGGCCTTGGATGGAACTGCCGACCGAACCTTCGCAGCAGCACAAATGCGAGCGACTGCAGCGGCAACTGGACGAACTGAAACAGAAACAAAAAGCCGCCGACAAATCGTCGGACACGAAGGAACTGGGTTCGCAGATCAGCGGCCTGCAGCAGCAGATTGACAAGCTTCGGCCACCGTCGACACTTGTCATGGTGGAACTCGATCAGCCGCGTGAAACGTTTGTCATGCTGCGAGGCGACTACCTGAATCCGGGCAGCCGGGTGAACTGCGGCACTCCGGCGGCGCTGCATGAGTCCCTTGAATCGCAGCCCGCAAATCGACTGGGTCTGGCACAGTGGCTGGTTTCCCCGGACAACCCGCTACTGGCGCGAGTGGCCGTGAACCGGCTGTGGGCAGAATGTTTCGGGCACGGAATTGTCGCCACCGCGGAAGATTTCGGAACTCAGGGCGAACCGCCGACGCATCCGGAACTGCTCGATTGGCTGGCCTGCGAATTCATGGAACCATCGTCAGGCGCAGGACCCTGGTCGACGAAACACATCCTGAAACTAATTGTGATGTCATCGACGTTCCGGCAGTCTTCCCGAGTCGATGCGGCGACGCTGGCTGTCGACCCGCAAAACACGCTGTACACGCGAGGTCCCCGCTTCCGGATGTCGGCCGAGACCATTCGTGACAACAGCCTTGCGGTCAGCGGACTGCTGTCATCAAAAATGCATGGTCCTCCGATCATGCCGTTTCAACCCGACGGAATCTGGCGGCAGGTTGGTCGCAATGCACCCGTCTGGCAGGCAGCGACGGACGAAGATCGCTTTCGCCGCGGAATCTACGTCGTCTGGCGCCGAGCGGCTCCGTATCCGAGCTTCGTGAATTTTGACGCGCCCGATCGAGCCTCCTGCGTCACCAGACGACCTCGCAGCAACACGCCACTGCAGGCGCTGACTTTGCTGAATGACCCGGCATATGTGGAGATGGCTCTGTCGCTGGCCCATCAGATGATGACGCATGACAACAGCGCCAATCCGCGGACGATCGCCGTCTACGGAATGAAACGCTGCGTCGCGCGGGAACCGACCAGCGAAGAGGTCGACCACTTGCTCAGCGTCTTCGAAGTAGAACTCGCACGACTTCGACAGGCTCCGGCAGAAGCAACGGCCATCGTCGACGGTGTCGAAGGTTTCCGTCCACCGGACACCGTCGACGCCATTGAACTGGCGGCCTGGTTCCATGTCGCCAACGTGCTGCTGAATCTGGATGAAACAATGACCCGATAG
- a CDS encoding amidohydrolase, translating into MKRLSVILLLLTTAIPAQAGSVEDWTEAHLDELVRLYFHFHRNPEISFQEEQTAARIAQEWRAVGYEVTTGVGGHGVVAVLKNGDGPTIMLRTDLDALPVREATGLEYASSGTVTSSDGSQTGVMHACGHDIHMTSLVGVAGYLAEHRDLWSGTLVLIGQPAEERVGGAKAMLDDGLFERFPKPDAAVALHVSSDLAAGRVACRAGYALANVDSVDITMKGRGGHGSAPHTTIDPVVQAAELVVSLQTIVSREIDPLQPAVVTVGSIHGGSKHNIIGDECHLQLTVRSYDDGVRKHLLEAIERKAKAVAAGARAPEPEVRFSEGSPALYNDDELTARVTESLKRTVGDDNFEVPEQVMGAEDFSLYGKAGVPVVMYRLGSVSQRRLDQYEMAGRTPPSLHSPVYYPDFEDTLRTGVATMSSVTMDLMKPAAK; encoded by the coding sequence ATGAAACGTCTTTCCGTGATTCTGTTGTTGCTGACGACAGCGATTCCCGCGCAGGCCGGGTCCGTGGAAGATTGGACCGAAGCGCATCTGGACGAACTCGTGCGGCTGTATTTCCACTTCCACCGCAATCCGGAGATTTCGTTTCAGGAAGAACAAACCGCCGCGCGCATTGCTCAGGAATGGCGTGCGGTCGGATACGAAGTCACGACGGGTGTGGGCGGCCACGGCGTGGTGGCCGTTCTGAAAAACGGCGACGGTCCCACGATTATGCTGCGAACTGATCTGGACGCGCTGCCGGTGCGTGAAGCGACGGGGCTGGAGTATGCGTCCTCCGGAACGGTGACGAGTTCCGACGGCAGTCAGACGGGAGTCATGCATGCCTGTGGTCACGACATTCATATGACCAGCCTGGTGGGAGTGGCGGGATATCTGGCCGAACACCGTGATCTGTGGAGCGGGACTCTGGTGCTGATCGGACAGCCCGCGGAAGAACGCGTCGGTGGAGCGAAGGCGATGCTGGATGACGGTTTGTTCGAACGTTTTCCGAAACCGGACGCCGCCGTCGCGCTGCATGTAAGTTCGGACCTGGCCGCCGGACGAGTCGCCTGCCGCGCGGGGTACGCTCTGGCGAACGTCGACAGTGTGGACATCACCATGAAGGGCCGCGGCGGACACGGTTCCGCGCCGCATACCACGATTGATCCGGTCGTGCAGGCAGCCGAACTGGTTGTGTCGCTGCAGACGATTGTCAGCCGCGAAATCGACCCGCTGCAGCCGGCCGTCGTCACGGTCGGATCGATCCACGGCGGTTCCAAGCACAATATCATCGGCGACGAATGCCATCTGCAACTGACTGTTCGCAGTTACGATGACGGTGTCCGAAAGCACCTGCTGGAAGCCATCGAACGCAAAGCGAAAGCCGTCGCCGCCGGCGCGCGGGCACCGGAACCGGAGGTTCGGTTTTCCGAAGGATCTCCGGCGCTTTACAACGATGACGAACTGACCGCGAGGGTGACGGAGTCGCTCAAACGCACCGTGGGCGACGACAACTTCGAAGTGCCGGAGCAGGTGATGGGAGCGGAAGACTTCAGTCTGTATGGAAAGGCGGGAGTCCCCGTCGTGATGTACCGCCTGGGCAGCGTCAGTCAGCGACGTCTGGATCAGTATGAAATGGCCGGGCGAACGCCGCCGTCGCTGCATTCGCCGGTCTACTATCCGGACTTTGAAGACACGCTGCGCACCGGTGTGGCCACAATGTCCAGTGTCACGATGGACCTGATGAAACCGGCGGCAAAGTGA